TATTATCTCAGTCTTCACAGAATCCCATGAAGGTTTCACCCATTCACAAAGTTAAATTCGACGCATAAGATGCACCATGTTTCGTTCAACTTATTATACTGGATCTCATTCAAGTTATCCTGCTGTACCTCTTCTTTGTGATTAAAATAAATGTCAATGCCTTTCTTATGCATCTTGGTATTCAAACGCTGAATTAtgctaaaaaaataatttaaattatagtttatttaacgacgctcgcaactcccgagattatatcagcatcgccagtgtgctggaatttcgtcctgcaggagttcttttacatgccagtaaatctactgacatgagcctgtcgcatttaagcacacttaacccTTAGGAGCTGTGCGTCCATTATAGTGGAcagctagtattatggtcatgacgtgatataggccttatatgttataaattgtatgttatatataaaatacgtcgatattcttaaattttatataacatgaAGGACAATgcacttgattaaaataataacaattttttgtaatgtttttattttcttcttaaaaaagaagcaactgcagtcaactgaaacgcgaatttacccgattatgcaggtatacgaaccccTGGTTAAAAGTTAGACATTTGCGTGCAACAGTGGTATAAGTCTTCCGGCTTCTAAAGATTAAAAACCATCGACCTGggttgggatcgaacccgcaacctcgagcacagaaggctagcttTATACCGACTACGCCACACAGGCCAACAAGTTAcgctaaatgttttttttttttttttgtgtgttggaACTGTAACTTTGCGAAGattgcaaaatatatttccttCTATAATGCTAAACACATCTGGACCATACCTGAAGATAAAATTGCGTAATTCTGTTGACAAAGTTAATTTCGTCCTCAGCAGCTTGCTATTATCCTTCTTTACAAGATATTGattgttgcctgttacgaatagcagtactCTGTCATAATGTAACTGATCAACTATAGTTCACTGCTGAATGAAACACACTGAAGTCCTCCACCCCAATGCAATTACTTATCGATACCtgaagtcagaggcgcatgaagtgCAATGTAATGGTATACAATTCTCAGTCCTAACTTGAGCACGAACTGCTATCATGGCCTCCAATCTTTCCCGACTTTGCCCCTTGTGATTTTTTGTGTGGGGATATGTTAAGGATTCAGTGTTAGTGCCACCATTACAGGCTGATGTCAAAATTCCGGGTTCGCATCATTAATGCTCTTGCTGAAATTGACAAACATACTACATCGACTGCGGGAATaaatggtgaatgttacttatgtcccgcccactataggaactgcacttgaactgccaacatagaaaacaaaaaatcacactcaatcgctttcaccttcatcttgacgggataataaaagcctaaactaacctaacctaagtgcgtcggtgtctattccaaaatcggcggaagtcgctcaatgctcagtgggcggtggatactctacattgacccaaAAATTTTTGATGAGTTTTTCTATGTAACTGTACAGTTTTGTGATAATACGTTAAATAATATACCTACTACAGTAATTTTTTGAAACCGATCCAATCATTTGTAATTAAACCGTATGTAAGACTGATGCCACCTGATCAATGAATAAACACGCGGAAGCGGAAGTTGATCTTAGTGCATCAAGtaaagttaaaattaactgaatggCTCATACCTAAGCACCTAAGTAAACTTGGATTAGATTATGATTAACTTTTAACTACATTTTCTGTAATGTAACTTATTcggaatttaaaagtttcaagacaatTAGAAAATGCGTGAAAAGTTAATGGACTAAAAGAGATGTCTGGTCACTCTTCTTTTGGTATGCTTACCAAAAACGTACATGCAAAgtataccaaaagcctgaacaaaccaaacctaacctatgaCTGATCCTCGAGTGATGTCAttgattaatttcaagggaaaaattgttctggggccgggtatcgatcccgggacctctggttgaacataccagcgctctcccaactgagctacccgggaactccacccgataccgtctcaacttttccctttatatccacacaactcgcgtgggctgacgaaatgccaaagacccacatcgagtgcacacaaactctgtgtgacttggaattgtggttttccgttaacgtacacagtgacgtatatattatgcaaatctagtctttcaggtaaagctccctgtaaagcagatttgaataattttgagggaaaaattgttccgggaccgggtatcgatcccaggacatctggttgaacgtaccagcgctctcccaactgagctaccccttgaagttccctgtaaagcagatttgaataatttcgagggaaaaattgttccggggctgggtatcgatcccgggacctctggttgaacgtaccagcgctctcccaactgagctacccttgaaattattcaaatctgctttacagggagctttacctgaaagactacatttgcataatatatacgtacaattccaagtcacacagagtttgtgtgcacttgatgtgggtctctggcgtttcgtcagcccacgcgagttgtgtggatataaagggaaaagttgagacggtgtcgggtggagttcccgtgtagctcagttgggagagcgctggtacgttcaaccagaggtcccgggatcgatacccggccccggaacaatttttcccttgaaattattcaaatctgctttacagggagctttacctgaaagactagatttgcatgatgTCATTGATATCCGTCATATttgaccaacgttttctaccgaactACCTAAGGGGCTATAAGTTACCGtacggtaggcctacttcatgACTGGTAGACTACTGCACCATATAATATTCCCGTAAGACGCAACTCAATGGGATTAATAGTGAACGTTTCACGGAGCAGGTAGTAGTAACCTTAGAAATTCCTCGACTTTACAACAGAGTCCTCAATGATTCCATATGTGAATGAAATTATGCCAACAAGAACATATAAAATACTGCATCGTTGATCAGTAACTAGACAAACGTATCCTTCTCAGAAGCAATGaactatgtatgaattttattatggaGAGCAAAGAGACTTCACtaaaattcaattattaaatACACATTAGTAACTTGTCAttaatttatatcaattttactatcaagtccttttattttttattaataatatcaaaattcaggttatttaaattaaagGTACTGATTACTGGAATACTCATCACTGTCGAGCAACTTAAGAACTGCATGCGTACATGCTATCAAAAAAAAAACCGATAGAAAAACATTTTAGGAAGTTTGTTGACTTACAACTTAAGAATCTGCATGCGTACACGCCATCAAAAAAAGCCGatagaaaaacatattttagaaagTTTGTATACTTACAATTCTACCATCCATTCTTTCTCAAGCATTTCTGTCCAATTGTCTTCATTTAGCTGTACTACATTTCGCTTTCCTATTACAAAATACAATTCAATCAGCAATATAAATAAACTTTGTTTCAATAGCTTCCCCCACATGTTAACAGCCATCTTGCAGAAGTTCTCTTTGACGTATTTGACATCGCCCAAAGTTGTTCAGAATAACCAATCTTAATTTCCTCATTATGATGTATAAATTTCCCTTGATGTCATCAAATAAAATCAATTGATAATCATGTTTAAGTTTGATGCAAAAGGTTTTTTCTATCTGAATACTCGTAAACTAAAGCCATAAGTATGATGActaatattactgtaaaattatataatataataatgtatgtattagactgtagTTAGATTATGTAGTCCTAAATACTTCATGAAATCGCCCCATTTTATCGAATATTAATGGTTAattccattattttttattaatttagaaaattatgtGTTCACTTTTTTACGTgatttattaaaacaaattaatcatGTTGGCAATACTGAAGTAAATACAGCAGTAGTAGTCCCTCCCTGTCTACTGCTTATTTGGTGTGAAAGTTTATGTCAGTGATGTTTAGATTGTGCGCAcaagaatgtaatataattattctaTAGCACATTTAGGACTAGTAAGCCTTGTTACTGCTCGTGAATATTTATCTTATAAAATTGTACAATGTCACACTGGTTTCATAGGAATGTTTTGAAAGCAACTACACAGGTTAATTTTGACATGGCAATGATATCTTCAGAACCAAGTGCAATTAAACTGTGCAGGTAAAGTGACATTTCTTCATTTGTACTGAAAGGACTAGATCTACTACATCTATGTACATTTTAAGTACATATGCTGCCATTCAAATGCATTATTGTATTTCATCTTGCTCAAACTGGGAGAAATAGCTTATGTGGTGTTCAAATATTTTTCAGTGACTTGAAAGCATGTAGAAGAAGATTGTTGGAGCTTCTTCCAGACCCAGGACATACAGTAGAGGCTATTGAATCGGTGTTCAGCATGTATTTAGCTTTACTACATGGCTTGTTATTTGTTCCTGGTGAGAACACACCAAGCAAATTACGTCATAATACTCTTTTCAAATGGACTCATTCTCTTTTAGGAAATACGCCACAGTAAGTGTGAGATTATATACCCTGGTAAACCAGTACGCTTGTTGCTTATATTCCCATCATAAAACAGTACATTCGTATCATTTGTTGACTTCCATAGTGCACAATTTATAGCCTTAACAATAAGTTCTTCAAGAGCAATATTAGGCTAGGCTAGGCTCTATTGCGAAAAAATATAGACCTAATAAGAATTCCAATTTTGCAAACAGATCATATCACTTATACTTTTGGTTTGTTCTTATTCAGAAACTATATTCAGTTACTCTACTTATTAACTTTTTagttaaattcaaaatttttcctgAACTTATAGAATTTATGATGGACGAAACAACCATGGTGCAGTTTTGATTCTTTCTTCCATTGTTATTCCTTCTTTCCGCATTATTAGGCTCTACAGTCTGTCATTTGAGACCTGAAGTGCATGATTAATGTTATTGaacattattagtattagtaatgaCATTAACCTATTTGTTTTCTGTGGCATTTATTTTCAGACTTCAAAATGATGCCATGTTTGAAGCTGCTAACATGAGTTGTAATGTAGCATTTTGGTTCATGAAACATGCAGCAATGATGGCTGCAAAGGATGAGTAAGTCTAGTAGCGTTAGTGATGAAAGTATGTATTTGTAAACGAAACTTGCTCCAGAAGGATCTAGAGAGAAattatgctacatttaaaaggtaaCTGTATGTCGTACGGTATGTGGGGGTATGAATATAAAAGGTCACATGCTTTTTCGACACAAAAAGGAGGTGATGTGGTCAGCACAACACTCCGATCACCTTTTTATCTCTGGAAAGAACTAGTACTCAGTTTGACAGGAGTCTGAGTTCACCTCAGAGCCTTCCTGGAAGTTATGATGAGAAAACTCTTGTCATTACCCAGCGCGAACCCAGGATCTTCTTGTTTGCAGTTAATTGTTCTACCAATTGAGATACTACAGTTCCTGTACATTTAAATCGAAAATAAAAATGGTCACCCTAACATAGTGCACTGTGTTTGTGACATGGTGTTTTTAACATGTAAGTAACTAACATAATATGGCTGCTTCTAATCTAACCAAAGAGCTGAGGGCAAAAGTGAGGTAACAGAGAGGGAAAGAGTAACATAAAGAGCAACACAGACAGTCCAATATGGCGACTTCCATCATGCTATGCTTTACACTATTCCTCATTCTCCAGAACTGTTTATATTAGGTAAAATTTATTGTTTTCATTCACGTGTTTTGTACAGCATAATTCACCATATTTCGGGTTCCAATGTGTATGCTCCAGGTGTGCCTGCAGCCAGAGGTTGAGGAACCCCGCGAGTGTGGGACACTCATGCAATGAAAAATGGCCGCGTTCAGCCAGGATAGCAGTAACTCAGCTATTAATTTTTGATGAGTGAGAACAGCTGTAAGGGCTGAACTACCTGATTTCAAAATTACCACTGTGTTTATAAAGAATCACCCTTGTTCTTTTGTTGAGTGACCAATGGAAGTGCAGCGAAAAATGGCGACTGCTGTTACAGTGAAGTCGAAGCGCTGTCAGTCAGCaagaaattcaatgtttttgTTGCCTTAGTGTTGCCCCAGCTGAATGCAACCAATGACACTTTATAACAGTATGATATATTGCGGCTTTGCATCCTGTGATGTCACGGCCTTTTGGATCAGTTTTTTATATTACTGAACAAACAGAGCATGGATCAGTTATTATTAGTGATGTTGAGTTCatctttgtaaataattattacaagctgCTGCTTTAATCTAAAATTATGCTTAAAGGAAAGCACAGACCAAGATAGTCTTAATCTGCAGTATTTGGTATTCAGATATAGGTAGTCGACTTCCTGTAATTAACTGTAATTATTACACAAACTTCCGCGAAATATCGAAAATCGCGAATTATCTttttttatggtttatttaatgatgctcgcaactgcagaggttttggccattgatgattgtgttgggtttgcatttctctgaagtttttactaaacaattcctgtctttctaaattattctgtaatgcttttattctggatctttatggtcaccctcattgaggccagattattttctttaaatatttatatacagcatcgccggtgtgctggaattttggagttttttttttttcattttttttattattatttaaggtcCAATAAAAGTAATCTGAcaagtttaattactaaaatacactTCAAAATCAAGTCAAAATATGAaacagtttttccatctgttcaagattaaaataaataaataataatacgcattatctagtgaaatttataagcttctaCTTGCTAtatgagaaaaagaaattgtaccagaacaatggaaggagtccataatcgtacctatctttaagaaggggggaaAAGACTAAGATTATCTCCAtacgtaaatgaaattattggggaccatcaatGTTGTTTTAGGCTTAATAAATCGACTATTCTTAAAaagtttttgtatttgacagatattggggAAAaaatgatgttgttgttgttttctaatgccaggcgtttgacaataaagtcatttgacctcttgcactccaatattttttaaagatattatcatgactagccactgaagcacagattttgaggtgttccgaatccatttcttggtttgagttgcagttaggggactgatatattccaattctatgcaggtgtttggccaaacaatcatggcctataagggcacagtacataagttattcataaatttcaaaaaggcatatgactcggttaagagagaaattttatgtaatactcTTATAGAATTTGGTAATCCCAAGAAGCTAATTCGATTAatgaaaatgtgtctcagtgaaacgtacagcagagtctgtatagacaaatttctgtctgatgcttttctaatCTACTGTGGCTAAAGCaaagaaatgcactatcaccttactttttaactttgttctaaaatatgccattaggaaagtgcaagaaaacagagaagatttggaattgaacaggttacatcacctgcttgtttatgcagatgacgtgaatatggtaggagaaaatccacgaagtattagggaaaacacaggaattttacttgaagcaagtaaggagataggtttggaagtaaattccgaaaaaacaaagtatgtggttatgtctcgtgatcagaacatagtacgaaatagaaatataaaaattggaaaattagcttttgtagaggtggaaaaattaaaatatcttgaagcagcagtaacaaatataaatgacactcgagaggaaattaaatacagaataaatataggaaatacctgctattattcggttgagaagcttttatcattcagtctgctttcaaaaaaactgaaagttagaatttataaaacagttatattagctgttgtcctgtatggttgtgaaactttggactctcactttgagagagtaacagggattaagggtgttcgagaataaggttcttaagaaaatatttggaactaagagggatgaagttacaggagaatggagaaagttacacaacgcagaattgcatacattgttttcttcacctaacataattaaaaaCAACATTTGAAATAGACAGGGCATTAAGTAGGCTATGTATggatgaatccaaaaatgcatatagagtgaggaaaaaagacttttgggaaggccttgacttaaataggaggataatattaaaatggatttgagggaggtaggatatgctagggactggattaaacttgctcatgATAGAGACCAGCGGTGGCTTATGTGAGTGCAGCAATGAACCCCCACATTTCCTAAAAGCCATAGGTaagtaaatgataaaataataaattactcgTAAAATAAAGAGTCACTAAAaatattacaacaaaaaaaattgaagtttgatACTAATACCGGTACAGATTATTTTAAATACTCACCTGAAAAGAAGAAGTTGCATAGAACCTCAGAACAATAATCATTTTCATAAGAGGAGAGAATGGTACCGATTAAGCTTTGTTGGTCACATTCTCTATTATTAATGGCACCAAAACGTTCACAACAGTCCATTTGTTCAAACCAAAATGCTGCTTGAATTTCTTTCATCATATACATATAATGTATATCATCATATACATATAATGTATATCATCATATACatataatgtatataatttaCACCTAATATGTAATTTCCTTTGTGCAGCATATGTCCAACGTAAAATTAACATATTCtgcaaagtaataataataataataataataataataataataataataataataataataataataataataattattattattattattattatcatctttgctttttcatcacatttttttgttatatttgctaTTATTTCACACCTTTCGAAGTGAATTACTTCTTTTTCGTAGGAAGTGACATGATTATGTACTTTAATATGCTAAATTATATACACGAACACAACACACTTAAGTTATTCTATTATACTACATTCCctattaaaagtaaaagtaattgaATAAATGCACAAACACTACACACGATAGTTATTCTGCTTTGTCTTaactattaatgaaatatttacactttctattctaaagtTCTGGCTTTAAGTAAAATTAACTGGAGAACACAAGAAAAGACACAATCACTGTTCACTTCTGAGCTCAAAGTAAACGAGAGattttttttagacaaacataggAGGGAGAGCAGAGTTGAGCGTATTTACCCCAAAAGTACAGCTAACTATATTCCTTCTCCACAGCTACCCTTACATTTCTCCAAATTCCAGGGAAGTTGAGCTGTGCCACGAACAATAGACAACATTCaatatgaatatatttttctCCAGTTCCATGAAACTGATTTTAAgatacttttaaatacattttacattatttcttcagaaaattgGCTCATAGAAATAAATCAACAGAAGAAACACATTGCTTATCGCTTTCAACTTGCCTATAAATATAGGTCTTTATGTAACCATGTCATGTAACTCTGTTGATTTTTATTGTAGCATAACTATGGAAGAAGCCAAAGAAGTCCATACAAGTTTGAGAAAAGCAGCTGGCATTTTCAAACTGGTTGAGAGTGAGTTCGGTCCAAAACTGACTGAGAGGCAGCTGGAAGGAGGAGATTTGGATCCGAGAGTGATGTCTGCATACCTCACGCAGTGCACTGCAGAGGCACAAGAAGGTAGAAATACTTAAAGTTTTAAATTAAACTTGTTGATTACCTGATGATTTGAAGTAAGctttttcctcttctcttttAGTCTGTGTTAAAATAAACTGGTATTTAATTTTCCTCCTCAGAAGTTACAATTTAAAACTGTGTGTCAACAGTTTTAGACCTAGTTATTAAAGGATACAATTtctctgttatatattttttaattatctagaatacataaatgtttaattttctacAGAACTGCGAAATTTCAAGTCATAGTCTTTTAGATAGTCGTATGTATACATGGGCCAACATGGATAATAGGAAATCAGAAAAAACTATTATATTACTTTTCACATGTGCTAATGAATATCGACAAATCATAAAGGCGACAGTTAAAAATTTTTATGATgttgatatttttcaacattgtAATTTCTCGCTTGGGTAGTCCGAACCTTATTTGAAATGTCTGCGATTTTGTTATAGTAGACACAAGAATTTTCTTTTTACTCTAATTTTCAGCAGAAAGCGTGTAAACtggaaatttctaatttttaattttattcacactAAGAAAGAGGGCTGAAATTTTATGCATGACCCAAGATCTATTTCTGGcattaaattttatagttttctcttttactttagtataacaaaataatgaacaaattgttttataatcactaattaaTTGATGTTAAATTTATTATAGAAAGACAGTTTCTCTTGTATACTTATTAGAAAGAGGTACTGAATTGACTTGTGTTGTGCAATATCCAAACATCATCTTGTAACATATGTATCTTCAAGAGCAGGAGGTGATTAGTAAATCGTATATGTATGGATAATTTGCTGCAACAGTGACAATGGCGAGGGCCATGGAACTGAAACATAACCCGAGCCTCATCTCAGCACTGGCCAACGAGACTTACAAACTGTTCAGTGATGCTGCTAGAGTTCTGGAACCTCTTGGTGATGTGACAGCACAATGGATCAAGTATTTACGTTTGAAAGCAGCTGTATACCAAGCATATGTATGTTATATTTTTTGACATTCTTATATACTAATCTGAAATTAATACCTAGAAGTTTATGTTGAATATCAGAACATAAAAGGTCTTGTGAGAATTCTTGCATGTATTTTTCAAGCTTGTATATTACTTACGTTGTAGAGATATTAAACAATTTGAAAGTTACTCCTATGTTAGAACGTCTTGAAAATTACAGAacaaaatgaattgaaatttttAACAGAGTGGAAAACTCAGTATTATCGAAACAAATTCTAACTGACCAAGCACATGGAAAAAGATTGAGAATACCTAAAAAGAATGATGGCATGAGAGCAGAACAGGCCAGCTGGCCTAAATTGACAGGATGACGAATATGGCATTACTTACTAGTACATAACTTAAGTAATGGCTGATTCTTGTTAGTACTGTCGTCCAATTATggctatattgtaattttaaatcgcTATTTCACACTCTCTGAAGCattggaaacaaaaaaaatatttaagactcaaggctaggaggcaggaaagTAGCATTTGACAGATTGTTGAGGTTCAGGGCCGAAGTTAATGAGATTTAATTAAAAagtgtaaatacataaaaaaactttACTATGTGTAGTGAATATGGGAAATATTGGTTGCACACCAGAATGATAATCAGATACACATAGctctttatttttgtaaaatgttcTTTTTGTTCTTAGTTGTAGAATTTAGAAAACTTTATACAAGAGACATTATTGTATACATGAACTTTTACCACACTGTTTCATTTATTCAGACTAGACTAgatggcatttcggaaggcggtcagctgctatatgtgccgtagcatttctgttatgtgacatcacaagcttgtacagtagaaccaatcagaatcagtctataacaagcacttcccaagtagctgcaaaagggtatctgtcggatacaggggggagagccattaatccttcccattgaaggctttaaggaaccaacctggacaaatacccaatgtcccatccctaccttcccgtggtgcagctgttagtaagtataattttacgagctgaactaaagggaggggctactcatccattagcactggtcagcttgatgagttaatgactgaatttggtataattttcctctatccaatacctaattccctctttaccctttcctattcagtcctctgactgaactcttactttcttcgaccctaacggcattagagcattcgaggcctaggggttcatttccctttccttccttctctttctacttttctgttcctagtgctgacctactatggcactaaaatcgtcctccagtggcttaaggagggaaagctggtgatcaacaagatctcccagctaggtccaatggcccgtcgaccaacagcaggtgtggtcctccagacattctgggggttgtgtgtgaatgaagtagccaccaaaacgttaaaatatggtgttcacttaaatcggctacaacttgccatttaactccaatatgaaatgagtaccattaaggtaaaattatccggaggtaaaatagtcccccaattggatctccgggcggggactactttaatggt
The sequence above is a segment of the Periplaneta americana isolate PAMFEO1 chromosome 3, P.americana_PAMFEO1_priV1, whole genome shotgun sequence genome. Coding sequences within it:
- the LOC138696438 gene encoding BRO1 domain-containing protein BROX-like isoform X2, whose product is MSHWFHRNVLKATTQVNFDMAMISSEPSAIKLCSDLKACRRRLLELLPDPGHTVEAIESVFSMYLALLHGLLFVPGENTPSKLRHNTLFKWTHSLLGNTPQLQNDAMFEAANMSCNVAFWFMKHAAMMAAKDDITMEEAKEVHTSLRKAAGIFKLVESEFGPKLTERQLEGGDLDPRVMSAYLTQCTAEAQEVTMARAMELKHNPSLISALANETYKLFSDAARVLEPLGDVTAQWIKYLRLKAAVYQAYVVVITEEVQNFHLLLEYRPHIDVSLTCEHDPKLQEYCVCPQNQRHYNSILDSHRALVCCPKLKPVCACLRRHATGRNRAVNTIVILVLCFVSGVFSE
- the LOC138696438 gene encoding BRO1 domain-containing protein BROX-like isoform X1, yielding MSHWFHRNVLKATTQVNFDMAMISSEPSAIKLCSDLKACRRRLLELLPDPGHTVEAIESVFSMYLALLHGLLFVPGENTPSKLRHNTLFKWTHSLLGNTPQLQNDAMFEAANMSCNVAFWFMKHAAMMAAKDDITMEEAKEVHTSLRKAAGIFKLVESEFGPKLTERQLEGGDLDPRVMSAYLTQCTAEAQEVTMARAMELKHNPSLISALANETYKLFSDAARVLEPLGDVTAQWIKYLRLKAAVYQAYAYCFCGENLLSQDKCGEAIRALQESKTCYNSAVELCKEYAKTKGPASKIHPEKHSFFKRLAPKVQITLEKCERENGFIYHQRTPADPPELELKATYGLVSPNEVPMPSPSPLWTPVTYAAFDTPKTNSKDPANSKAAAKVEGDLPPVAEVKVHHTVQEPKTSSGCELQ